From Acidovorax sp. FHTAMBA, one genomic window encodes:
- a CDS encoding YnfA family protein — MANTLLLFIATALAEIVGCYLPWLWLKHGKPAWLLLPAALSLALFAWLLSLHDTAGAGRVYAAYGGVYIGVALAWLWVVDGIRPTAWDVAGVLVALAGMAIIMLQPAR, encoded by the coding sequence ATGGCCAATACCCTATTGCTCTTCATTGCCACGGCCCTCGCCGAAATAGTGGGCTGCTATCTGCCCTGGCTCTGGCTCAAGCACGGCAAGCCAGCGTGGCTGCTGCTGCCGGCGGCGCTGAGCCTCGCGCTGTTCGCGTGGCTGCTCTCGCTGCACGACACCGCAGGCGCCGGCCGCGTCTACGCGGCCTATGGCGGGGTCTATATCGGTGTGGCGCTGGCGTGGCTGTGGGTGGTGGATGGGATCCGGCCTACGGCATGGGACGTGGCAGGGGTGCTGGTGGCGCTGGCGGGCATGGCCATCATCATGCTGCAGCCTGCGCGCTGA
- a CDS encoding FAD-linked oxidase C-terminal domain-containing protein, translating into MNAPTAAAHLLPEIHLRDVPQALIDGLQARFGAQCSLAQAVREQHGRDEGSLQAPPPSAVVFAESTQDVADVVQLASEYEVPVIPYGAGSSLEGHLLAVQGGISIDVSRMNRVLSINAEDLTVTVQPGITRKQLNEAIKDTGLFFPIDPGADASIGGMCATRASGTNAVRYGTMRENVLALQVVTAGGEVIHTGTRAKKSSAGYDLTRLMVGSEGTLGIMTEITVRLYPLPEAVSAAICSFPSIEAAVRTTIQTIQLGVPIARVELIDHHTVRMVNAHSKLTLREEPMLLMEFHGSPASVKEQAETVQDIASEFGGNAFEWASTPEERTRLWTARHNAYFAAVQSRPGCRAISTDTCVPISRLADCLLDSVQEAEDSGIPYFLVGHVGDGNFHFGYLLDPNIPEERVTAEDLNHKLVARALSMGGTCTGEHGVGLHKMGFLVDETGAGAVDMMRAIKRALDPKNILNPGKIFSL; encoded by the coding sequence ATGAACGCCCCGACCGCCGCCGCCCACCTCCTACCCGAGATCCACCTGCGGGACGTGCCACAGGCCCTCATCGACGGGCTGCAGGCGCGCTTTGGCGCGCAGTGCTCCCTGGCCCAGGCGGTGCGCGAGCAGCACGGCCGCGACGAGGGCTCGCTGCAGGCCCCACCGCCCAGTGCCGTGGTGTTTGCCGAAAGCACGCAGGACGTGGCCGATGTGGTGCAGCTCGCCAGTGAATATGAAGTGCCGGTGATCCCCTACGGCGCGGGCTCGTCGCTCGAAGGCCATCTGCTGGCCGTGCAGGGCGGCATCAGCATCGATGTGAGCCGCATGAATCGCGTGTTGAGCATCAACGCCGAAGACCTCACCGTGACCGTGCAGCCCGGCATCACACGCAAGCAGCTCAACGAGGCCATCAAGGACACGGGCCTGTTCTTCCCCATCGACCCCGGTGCGGATGCCAGCATTGGCGGCATGTGCGCTACCCGCGCCAGTGGCACCAACGCCGTGCGCTACGGCACCATGCGCGAGAACGTGCTGGCGCTGCAGGTGGTCACCGCCGGCGGCGAAGTCATCCACACCGGCACGCGCGCCAAGAAGAGCAGCGCCGGCTACGACCTAACCCGCCTGATGGTGGGCAGCGAAGGCACGTTGGGCATCATGACCGAGATCACGGTGCGCCTGTACCCGCTGCCCGAGGCCGTGAGCGCTGCCATCTGCTCGTTCCCGAGCATTGAAGCGGCCGTGCGCACCACCATCCAGACCATCCAGCTGGGCGTGCCGATTGCGCGCGTGGAGCTCATCGACCACCACACCGTGCGCATGGTCAACGCACACAGCAAGCTCACCCTGCGCGAGGAACCCATGCTGCTGATGGAATTCCACGGCTCCCCCGCCAGCGTGAAGGAGCAGGCCGAGACGGTGCAGGACATCGCCAGCGAGTTTGGGGGCAACGCGTTTGAATGGGCCAGCACGCCCGAAGAGCGCACACGCCTGTGGACAGCCCGGCACAACGCCTACTTCGCCGCCGTGCAAAGCCGCCCCGGCTGCCGCGCCATCAGCACCGACACCTGCGTGCCCATCAGCCGCCTGGCCGACTGCCTGCTCGACTCGGTGCAGGAGGCCGAGGACAGCGGCATCCCCTACTTCCTCGTCGGCCACGTGGGCGACGGCAATTTTCACTTTGGCTACCTGCTTGACCCCAACATCCCTGAAGAGCGCGTGACCGCTGAAGACCTGAACCACAAGCTCGTGGCCCGCGCGCTGAGCATGGGCGGCACCTGCACCGGCGAGCACGGCGTGGGCCTGCACAAGATGGGCTTTCTGGTGGATGAAACCGGCGCTGGCGCGGTGGACATGATGCGGGCCATCAAACGTGCGCTGGACCCGAAGAACATCCTGAATCCGGGGAAGATTTTTTCGCTGTAG
- the cas2 gene encoding CRISPR-associated endonuclease Cas2 — protein sequence MGQATRRFMRMMVFFDLPVVTKAERRAYTVFRRFLLNDGYDMIQYSVYGRILNGSDAEEKHMKRLLANLPPEGSVRVLTVTEKQFASMKMLVGLPLFQEKKVNAAQIALF from the coding sequence ATGGGCCAGGCCACGAGACGATTCATGCGCATGATGGTGTTCTTCGACTTGCCCGTGGTGACCAAGGCCGAACGCCGCGCCTACACCGTGTTCCGCCGCTTTTTGCTCAACGACGGCTACGACATGATCCAGTACTCGGTGTATGGCCGCATCTTGAACGGCAGCGACGCCGAAGAGAAACACATGAAGCGCTTGCTCGCGAACCTGCCCCCAGAAGGCTCTGTGCGGGTATTGACAGTGACCGAAAAACAGTTTGCCAGCATGAAGATGCTGGTCGGACTGCCGCTGTTTCAGGAAAAAAAGGTGAATGCAGCCCAGATTGCGCTGTTTTGA
- a CDS encoding EF-hand domain-containing protein: MKALQRRSYSFDTRSVMLFAALALGGAAALHAQTASASPQFGPGGKGNAQSSGSGYTIGPAPANSKAPATASAASAAFERADTNQDGQLSAQEVARLPAIVQRFNELDTDKNGTLSREEFEKGAQS; this comes from the coding sequence ATGAAAGCACTGCAACGACGCAGCTATTCGTTCGATACCCGCAGCGTGATGCTTTTTGCGGCCCTTGCCTTGGGCGGCGCGGCCGCATTGCACGCACAAACGGCAAGCGCATCCCCCCAGTTCGGTCCCGGCGGCAAAGGCAACGCCCAGAGCAGTGGCTCTGGCTACACCATCGGCCCGGCCCCCGCCAACTCCAAGGCACCCGCCACCGCGAGCGCCGCGTCCGCAGCGTTCGAGCGGGCGGATACCAACCAGGACGGCCAGCTGAGCGCGCAAGAAGTTGCCCGCCTGCCGGCCATCGTGCAGAGGTTCAACGAGCTCGACACCGACAAGAACGGTACGCTGTCTCGCGAAGAGTTTGAAAAAGGAGCACAGTCCTGA
- a CDS encoding BON domain-containing protein has product MRDVGRFLRFMLGTSAVLWPLLTWAQAAGSPPPRTNAFNDPFVQVTRALPQCPVPEGPLYTEAEVRELAHVRSQHGGSCHRVGRCRLPNSYLYDAEIIPRVQRYIQQDGRFDDTSVWVLGERRLVTLMGCVRSQEQAEALEKAVWLVDDVMGVINLLQVGTERGGVRYPTSKR; this is encoded by the coding sequence ATGCGCGATGTGGGCAGGTTTCTGCGTTTCATGCTGGGGACATCCGCTGTCCTTTGGCCACTGCTGACCTGGGCCCAGGCTGCAGGTAGCCCGCCCCCGCGCACCAACGCCTTCAACGACCCGTTCGTGCAGGTCACCCGCGCGCTGCCGCAATGCCCCGTGCCGGAGGGCCCGCTGTACACCGAGGCTGAGGTGCGCGAACTGGCCCATGTGCGCTCACAGCACGGCGGCAGCTGCCACCGCGTGGGGCGCTGCCGTCTGCCCAACTCCTACCTGTACGACGCCGAGATCATCCCGCGCGTGCAGCGCTACATCCAGCAGGACGGGCGCTTTGACGACACCAGCGTGTGGGTGCTGGGAGAGCGGCGGCTGGTGACGCTGATGGGCTGCGTGCGCTCGCAGGAACAGGCCGAAGCGCTGGAGAAGGCCGTGTGGCTGGTGGACGACGTGATGGGGGTGATCAACCTGTTGCAGGTGGGGACCGAGCGGGGCGGTGTGCGCTACCCGACCTCGAAGCGGTGA
- the cas1 gene encoding type II CRISPR-associated endonuclease Cas1, translating into MVWRSVIVSKPAKLKREHFALVVEQEQSARVPFEDIAVIVLNHREITLTHPVLSACAEYGIGMYSTGDNHQPNGVFLPFLQHSRATRMQRLQLSIDKPTAKRAWATIVQSKIDNQARCMQLLAVAGADRLASYARRVRSGDTGNMEAQASAYYFPQLFGRSFHRSQEGWINAALDYGYAVMRGACARALVAHGLLPSVGLFHCSEQNAFNLADDLIEPYRAIVDLHVAQTCAAETDGELRPADKVALVGLLNVDVAMPRGRMSVLSSIEQAAESLARLLNGGSEQVLELPTLIGLTQHSFEM; encoded by the coding sequence ATGGTCTGGCGTAGCGTCATCGTCAGCAAGCCCGCCAAGCTCAAGCGCGAGCATTTCGCGCTGGTGGTGGAGCAAGAGCAATCGGCCCGCGTACCGTTTGAAGACATCGCGGTGATCGTGCTCAACCACCGTGAAATTACGCTCACGCACCCCGTGCTCTCGGCCTGCGCCGAATACGGCATTGGCATGTACAGCACGGGCGACAACCACCAGCCCAATGGCGTGTTCTTGCCCTTTCTGCAGCACAGCCGGGCCACCCGCATGCAGCGCCTGCAGCTGAGCATTGACAAGCCCACCGCCAAGCGCGCCTGGGCCACCATCGTGCAAAGCAAAATCGACAACCAAGCCCGGTGCATGCAACTGCTGGCGGTGGCCGGAGCTGACCGCCTGGCTTCGTATGCGCGTCGGGTGCGCTCGGGCGACACCGGAAATATGGAGGCGCAAGCCAGCGCGTACTACTTTCCGCAACTGTTTGGTCGCAGCTTCCACCGCAGCCAAGAGGGCTGGATCAACGCCGCACTGGACTATGGCTACGCCGTGATGCGTGGTGCCTGTGCCCGGGCGCTGGTCGCTCATGGCTTGCTGCCCAGCGTGGGGCTATTTCACTGCAGCGAGCAAAACGCCTTCAACCTGGCTGACGACCTGATAGAGCCCTACCGCGCCATAGTGGACTTGCACGTGGCGCAAACCTGCGCTGCTGAGACGGACGGTGAATTGCGACCCGCTGACAAGGTAGCCCTGGTGGGCCTTCTGAACGTAGACGTGGCCATGCCGCGGGGACGTATGAGTGTGCTGTCGTCCATAGAGCAAGCAGCAGAGTCGCTGGCCAGGCTGCTAAATGGTGGCAGCGAGCAGGTGCTTGAGCTGCCAACACTGATAGGCCTGACCCAGCACAGCTTTGAGATGTAG
- the cas9 gene encoding type II CRISPR RNA-guided endonuclease Cas9 (Cas9, originally named Csn1, is the large, multifunctional signature protein of type II CRISPR/Cas systems. It is well known even to general audiences because its RNA-guided endonuclease activity has made it a popular tool for custom editing of eukaryotic genomes.), with translation MNQAANDTPPINQFLTLGLDIGIASVGWAVLNEARIVDIGVRCFDKAETAKEGESLNLARRQARLLRRRLYRRSWRLTKLGRLLKQQGLIDSAAFFKQLPSASVTTWQLRVEALERLLSNQEWARVIYHLCKHRGFHWASKAEEMQAEGDAKGEGGRVKKGLADTAAKFASKGYRTAAEMVLAEFPHAQRNKRGEYDKALSRVLLDKEFALLFEHQRRFGNPYASADFEARVRGDGDRKSGLFWNQKPALAGADLLKMLGHCTFEKAEFRAPKASFTAERHVWLTRLNNLRVIVDGASRALTQDERALALLLPYQTEQFKYKTLKTALVKAGHIPDTARFGGLAYPSEAQKEAGKTKDPEDQPLVKLPAWHDLRRALNKAGLQDAWRQISVAALDGRPQWLDSVGWVLSVYKDDAEVERELAALALPQAQAVIPVLLGLRFDKFHALSLKALLQIVPHMERGLRYDEAVAQIGDYGHHSQRVVLGTGTNRYLPSFYKDERSSTGSMVFRDDIDVPRNPVVLRALNQARKVVNAIIKKHGSLSAVHIEMARDLSRPLDERREVKKLQEEFRDRNDKARESFEQDHGYRPKGIVFEKWMLYREQHGKCAYSLEGLDIDRVLNDANYAQIDHALPYSRSYDDSKNNKVLVLTRENQNKGNRTAYEYLTSFAGGEDGDRWRNYAAWVNSNKSYRMAKRNRLLRKNYGPEEASGFKDRNLNDTRYICKFFKNYVEEHLQLAPRADGNANKRCVVVNGQLTAFLRARWGLSKVRSESDRHHALDAAVVAACSHAMVKALADYARNREVAYLKEGFPDPETGEILNPEAHARGVQHFPEPWAHFRHELQTRLYTDELQALREDLQRLGTYSAQDLLEVRTLFVSRAPQRRNDGAAHKETIYAQPESLRKQGGVVQKVPLASLSLKDLDNLADPHRNAKLYAAIRARLEAHGGKSDKAFGPDQPFYKPGKSGDPTGPIVRTVKLVIDKLSGIPVRGGIAKNDTMLRVDVFTKAGKFHLVPVYVHHRVTGLPNRAIVAFKDEEEWTLVDESFEFLYSLFPNDLVRVQQKGKAALTGYFGSCHRGTGNINLWLHDRNTVSTKVGAIEGIGVKTALSFEKLNVDVLGHIHPSRPEQRHGLA, from the coding sequence ATGAATCAAGCGGCAAATGACACGCCTCCCATCAATCAATTTCTTACGCTGGGCCTGGACATTGGCATTGCTTCGGTCGGTTGGGCCGTCTTGAACGAGGCACGCATTGTGGACATTGGCGTTCGCTGCTTCGACAAGGCAGAGACGGCCAAAGAGGGCGAGTCTTTGAACCTGGCCAGGCGCCAAGCCCGCCTTTTGCGGCGGCGGCTGTACCGCAGAAGCTGGCGCCTAACCAAGCTGGGGCGGCTGCTCAAACAGCAAGGCTTGATCGATAGCGCTGCGTTTTTCAAACAGCTGCCATCGGCTTCGGTAACCACCTGGCAATTGCGCGTTGAGGCGCTCGAACGTTTGCTGTCAAACCAAGAGTGGGCTCGTGTGATCTATCACCTGTGCAAACACCGGGGATTCCACTGGGCCAGCAAGGCCGAAGAGATGCAGGCCGAAGGGGATGCCAAGGGCGAAGGCGGCCGCGTAAAAAAGGGCCTGGCCGACACCGCCGCAAAGTTTGCCAGCAAGGGCTATCGCACTGCAGCGGAAATGGTGCTGGCCGAGTTTCCGCACGCCCAGCGCAACAAGCGCGGTGAATACGACAAGGCCCTTTCAAGGGTCCTGCTCGACAAAGAGTTTGCGCTGCTGTTCGAGCACCAGCGCAGATTTGGCAACCCGTACGCCAGCGCTGATTTTGAAGCGCGCGTGCGCGGCGACGGCGACCGCAAGAGTGGCCTGTTCTGGAACCAGAAGCCCGCATTAGCGGGCGCAGACTTGCTCAAAATGCTGGGCCACTGCACCTTTGAGAAAGCCGAGTTTCGCGCCCCCAAGGCCAGCTTCACCGCAGAGCGCCATGTGTGGCTGACCCGGTTGAACAACCTGCGCGTGATAGTGGACGGTGCATCGCGTGCTCTGACGCAGGACGAGCGCGCATTGGCGCTGCTGCTGCCCTACCAGACCGAGCAGTTCAAGTACAAAACGCTCAAGACTGCGCTCGTCAAGGCCGGTCACATACCCGACACTGCCCGATTTGGCGGGCTGGCCTATCCCAGCGAGGCACAAAAGGAAGCAGGCAAAACCAAAGACCCCGAAGACCAGCCTTTGGTAAAGCTACCCGCTTGGCATGACTTGCGCAGAGCGCTGAACAAGGCAGGGCTGCAAGACGCTTGGCGGCAGATCAGCGTGGCAGCCTTGGACGGACGGCCGCAGTGGCTTGACAGCGTTGGCTGGGTACTCAGCGTGTACAAGGACGATGCCGAAGTGGAGCGCGAACTTGCCGCCCTGGCACTGCCGCAAGCGCAGGCCGTCATACCCGTTTTGTTGGGGCTGCGCTTTGACAAGTTTCACGCGTTGTCGCTCAAAGCACTGCTCCAGATCGTGCCGCACATGGAGCGTGGTTTGCGCTACGACGAGGCGGTCGCGCAAATCGGCGACTATGGCCACCACAGCCAGCGCGTGGTGCTGGGCACGGGCACAAATCGCTACCTGCCGTCGTTTTACAAGGACGAACGCAGCAGCACCGGCTCCATGGTGTTCCGCGATGACATCGACGTGCCGCGCAACCCCGTGGTGCTACGAGCCTTGAACCAGGCGCGCAAGGTGGTGAACGCCATCATCAAGAAGCATGGCAGCCTGTCCGCAGTGCACATTGAAATGGCGCGAGATCTGTCACGGCCACTGGATGAGCGGCGCGAGGTCAAAAAACTGCAGGAGGAATTCAGAGATCGCAATGACAAGGCGCGAGAGAGCTTTGAACAAGACCATGGCTATCGTCCCAAGGGCATTGTTTTTGAAAAGTGGATGCTTTACCGCGAGCAGCATGGCAAGTGTGCGTACTCGCTGGAAGGCCTAGACATTGATCGCGTGCTCAACGATGCCAACTACGCGCAGATCGACCACGCGCTGCCCTACTCGCGCAGCTACGACGACAGCAAGAACAACAAGGTGCTGGTGCTGACGCGCGAGAACCAGAACAAGGGCAACCGCACGGCGTATGAGTACCTGACCAGCTTTGCTGGCGGCGAGGACGGCGACCGCTGGCGCAACTATGCGGCGTGGGTCAACAGCAACAAGAGCTACCGCATGGCCAAGCGCAACCGCTTGCTTCGAAAGAACTACGGGCCAGAGGAGGCCAGCGGCTTTAAAGACCGCAACCTCAACGACACCCGCTATATCTGCAAGTTCTTCAAAAACTATGTAGAAGAACACCTGCAGCTGGCACCGCGTGCCGATGGCAATGCCAACAAGCGCTGCGTGGTGGTCAATGGTCAACTCACGGCCTTCTTACGCGCCCGATGGGGCCTGAGCAAGGTACGCAGCGAGAGCGACCGCCACCACGCGCTGGATGCCGCCGTGGTGGCCGCCTGCAGCCACGCAATGGTGAAAGCCCTGGCCGACTACGCACGCAATCGGGAAGTGGCTTACCTGAAGGAGGGATTCCCTGACCCGGAAACTGGCGAGATCCTCAACCCCGAGGCCCATGCGCGCGGTGTGCAGCACTTTCCCGAACCCTGGGCGCACTTCAGGCACGAGCTGCAGACGCGCTTGTACACGGACGAATTGCAGGCGTTGCGCGAGGATTTGCAAAGGCTGGGTACGTATTCAGCGCAGGACCTGCTGGAGGTGCGCACGCTGTTTGTGTCACGCGCGCCCCAGCGGCGAAACGATGGCGCGGCACACAAAGAGACGATTTACGCCCAGCCTGAAAGCCTGCGCAAGCAAGGCGGCGTGGTGCAGAAAGTACCGCTAGCAAGCCTGAGCCTCAAGGACCTGGACAATCTGGCAGACCCGCACCGCAATGCCAAGCTGTATGCAGCGATTCGCGCACGCCTGGAGGCCCATGGCGGCAAATCGGACAAAGCGTTTGGCCCAGACCAACCGTTCTACAAGCCCGGCAAGAGCGGCGACCCCACAGGCCCCATCGTGCGCACCGTCAAGCTGGTGATCGACAAGCTCAGTGGCATTCCTGTTCGCGGTGGTATTGCCAAGAACGACACCATGCTGCGTGTGGACGTGTTCACCAAGGCGGGCAAGTTCCACTTGGTGCCGGTGTATGTGCACCATCGGGTGACTGGCTTGCCCAACCGGGCAATTGTTGCGTTCAAGGACGAGGAAGAGTGGACGTTGGTGGATGAGAGTTTTGAGTTTTTGTACTCGTTGTTTCCTAACGATCTCGTTCGCGTCCAACAAAAGGGCAAAGCGGCACTGACGGGCTACTTTGGCAGTTGTCACCGAGGCACGGGCAATATCAACCTGTGGCTGCATGACCGAAATACGGTGAGCACCAAAGTGGGAGCGATCGAAGGCATTGGAGTCAAAACCGCTCTATCTTTTGAGAAATTGAACGTTGATGTGCTTGGTCACATCCACCCCTCCCGTCCGGAGCAGCGCCATGGTCTGGCGTAG
- a CDS encoding ABC transporter substrate-binding protein: MAWAKPFKWAGSSDIQTMDIHSQNSALGNGIHAAVYESLVMFNSRTLKVEPLLATSWQQVTPTQMRFKLRQAVKFSDGSTMTADDVVYSLQRAMSKTSTYSIYTQGMDRIAKVDGETIDIFLKNPNPVLLNQLTELRVMSKAWAEKNNSVEPKDIKAKDETYSHRNAMGTGPFVLKEWVPDQKIVFTANPNWWNAGKAEGNVTEITYTPIKSEATRIAALLSGEVDMVRDTSIQDLARIKANPQLKVMEMVENRTVYLAMDQFRDELPGGNIKGKNPLKDLRVRKALYQAIDSATLQRVTMRGVSKPTGAMVSPLVNGWTEAVDQRLPYDANAARALLAEAGYKDGFEVDFACSNNAIVQDEELCQAITSMWSRVGVKARLRTLPAVTYYPMAQRHEASIALLSWGVPTFDALYTLQSLVRTKTTGGDGNYNLGRYTNERMDYIVDRVKTETDLPVRNRLLTEGLQLQNDTVAHIPLHNQMLAWAMKKNVELVQRPDNRIDWRLIKLN; the protein is encoded by the coding sequence ATGGCTTGGGCAAAACCCTTCAAGTGGGCAGGCTCCAGCGACATCCAGACCATGGACATCCACTCGCAAAACAGCGCCCTGGGCAACGGCATCCACGCGGCGGTGTACGAGTCGCTGGTGATGTTCAACAGCCGCACGCTCAAGGTCGAGCCGCTCTTGGCCACATCCTGGCAGCAGGTCACGCCCACACAAATGCGCTTCAAACTTCGCCAGGCGGTGAAGTTCAGTGATGGCTCGACCATGACGGCCGACGACGTGGTCTATTCGCTGCAGCGCGCTATGAGCAAGACCTCCACGTATTCCATCTACACCCAGGGCATGGACCGCATCGCCAAGGTGGATGGCGAGACCATCGACATTTTCCTGAAGAACCCCAACCCCGTGTTGCTGAATCAGTTGACCGAGCTGCGCGTGATGAGCAAGGCCTGGGCCGAGAAGAACAATTCGGTGGAGCCCAAGGACATCAAGGCCAAGGACGAAACCTATTCGCACCGCAATGCCATGGGCACCGGGCCGTTTGTGCTCAAGGAATGGGTGCCCGACCAGAAGATCGTGTTCACCGCCAACCCCAATTGGTGGAACGCGGGCAAGGCCGAAGGCAACGTGACCGAGATCACCTACACCCCCATCAAATCCGAAGCCACACGCATCGCAGCGCTGCTGTCGGGCGAGGTAGACATGGTGCGCGACACCAGCATCCAGGATTTGGCCCGCATCAAGGCCAACCCCCAGCTCAAGGTCATGGAGATGGTGGAGAACCGTACGGTGTACCTGGCCATGGACCAGTTCCGCGACGAGCTGCCCGGCGGCAACATCAAAGGCAAGAACCCGCTCAAGGACCTGCGCGTGCGCAAGGCGCTCTACCAGGCCATCGACAGCGCCACGCTGCAGCGCGTGACCATGCGCGGCGTGTCCAAGCCCACGGGCGCCATGGTGTCGCCGCTGGTGAACGGATGGACGGAAGCCGTGGACCAGCGCCTGCCGTACGACGCTAACGCCGCGAGGGCATTGCTGGCCGAGGCGGGCTACAAGGACGGCTTCGAGGTGGACTTTGCCTGCAGCAACAACGCCATCGTGCAGGACGAAGAGCTGTGCCAGGCCATCACTTCCATGTGGTCGCGCGTTGGTGTGAAGGCCCGGCTGCGCACGCTGCCCGCTGTCACCTACTACCCCATGGCACAGCGGCACGAGGCCAGCATTGCGCTACTCAGCTGGGGTGTGCCCACGTTCGATGCGCTGTACACCCTGCAATCACTCGTCCGCACCAAGACCACGGGCGGCGACGGCAACTACAACCTGGGCCGCTACACCAATGAACGCATGGACTACATCGTGGACCGTGTGAAGACCGAAACCGACCTGCCCGTGCGCAACCGCTTGCTCACCGAAGGCCTGCAGCTACAGAACGACACCGTGGCACACATCCCTCTGCACAACCAGATGCTGGCGTGGGCCATGAAGAAAAACGTGGAGCTGGTGCAGCGGCCGGACAACCGGATTGACTGGCGCTTGATAAAACTCAACTGA
- a CDS encoding IS256 family transposase, translating into MPRKTKTTASADKAAQPQFSAELLEQLIPGPVTPAELEGIFQQFKKSVLERALGAEMSHHLGYAPGQAKPEGAAANHRNGKSAKTVLTDVGALRIDVPRDREGTFEPQLIGKHERRFTGFDDKIIAMYARGMTVREIQGFLAEMYSVDVSPDLISRVTDEVMSEVTAWQTRPLESMYPVVFFDALRVKIREDAVVRSKAVYLALGVLPDGSRDILGIWIENTEGAKFWMKVFNDLKTRGVNDILIAVTDGLKGMPEALGAVFPATTLQTCIVHLIRGSLDFASWKDRKALAAAIKPIYTAVNAEAAEAELHAFEAGPWGQKFPTVASAWRRAWDKVIPFFAFPPEVRRVIYTTNAIESVNARLRKIIKTRGHFPSDDAATKLIWLVLRNITEDWGRAANNWKSAMNQFAILYEDRFTKSST; encoded by the coding sequence ATGCCACGCAAGACGAAGACCACCGCATCAGCGGACAAGGCGGCGCAGCCGCAATTCTCAGCCGAGTTGCTCGAGCAACTCATCCCCGGGCCGGTGACACCGGCCGAGCTGGAGGGTATCTTTCAGCAGTTCAAGAAATCGGTGCTTGAGCGGGCGCTGGGCGCCGAGATGAGCCATCACCTGGGCTACGCGCCCGGTCAGGCCAAGCCCGAAGGGGCGGCGGCCAATCACCGCAACGGCAAGAGCGCCAAGACCGTGCTGACCGACGTGGGGGCCTTACGCATCGACGTTCCCCGCGACCGCGAGGGCACGTTCGAGCCGCAGCTCATCGGCAAGCACGAGCGGCGCTTCACGGGCTTTGATGACAAGATCATCGCCATGTACGCGCGCGGCATGACGGTGCGCGAGATCCAGGGCTTTCTGGCCGAGATGTACTCGGTGGACGTCTCGCCCGACCTCATCAGCCGCGTCACCGACGAGGTGATGAGCGAGGTCACGGCCTGGCAGACACGCCCGCTGGAGTCGATGTACCCGGTCGTGTTCTTCGACGCCTTGAGGGTCAAGATTCGCGAGGACGCCGTAGTGCGCTCCAAGGCTGTGTACCTGGCGCTGGGCGTGCTGCCAGACGGCAGCCGCGACATCCTCGGCATCTGGATTGAGAACACAGAAGGGGCCAAGTTCTGGATGAAGGTCTTCAACGATCTGAAGACCCGCGGGGTCAACGACATCCTGATCGCTGTCACCGACGGCCTCAAAGGCATGCCAGAGGCGCTGGGAGCGGTGTTCCCGGCCACCACGCTGCAAACCTGCATCGTGCACCTGATCCGGGGCAGCCTGGACTTTGCGTCATGGAAGGATCGCAAGGCGCTGGCCGCGGCCATCAAGCCGATCTACACAGCGGTCAACGCCGAAGCGGCCGAGGCCGAGTTGCACGCATTCGAGGCTGGGCCGTGGGGGCAGAAGTTCCCCACTGTCGCCAGCGCCTGGCGCAGGGCCTGGGACAAGGTCATCCCGTTCTTTGCCTTCCCGCCCGAGGTACGGCGCGTGATCTACACGACCAACGCAATTGAGAGCGTGAATGCGCGGCTGCGCAAGATCATCAAGACCAGAGGACATTTCCCTAGCGACGACGCGGCCACCAAGCTGATCTGGCTGGTACTGCGCAACATCACCGAGGACTGGGGGCGGGCGGCCAACAACTGGAAATCAGCGATGAACCAGTTTGCGATCCTCTACGAAGACCGGTTCACGAAATCGAGCACGTAA